In one window of Haemorhous mexicanus isolate bHaeMex1 chromosome 31, bHaeMex1.pri, whole genome shotgun sequence DNA:
- the LOC132340145 gene encoding LOW QUALITY PROTEIN: putative PIP5K1A and PSMD4-like protein (The sequence of the model RefSeq protein was modified relative to this genomic sequence to represent the inferred CDS: deleted 1 base in 1 codon) — protein MAAAGPESGGSSGSSGGLGGSNTFKKSLTPEMPGGSQTIRKGHRGVDSTGETTYKKTTSSALKGAIQLGITHTVGSLSTKPERDVLMQDFYVVESIFFPSEGSNLTPAHHYNDFRFKTYAPVAFRYFRELFGIRPDDYLYSLCSEPLIELSNSGASGSLFYVSSDDEFIIKTVQHKEAEFLQKLLPGYYMNLNQNPRTLLPKFYGLYCVQAGGKNIRIVVMNNLLPRSVRMHLKYDLKGSTYKRRASAKERDKAFPTFKDLDFMQDLPDGLFLDADMYNALCKTLQRDCLVLQSFKIMDYSLLVAIHSLDQAQRERAAAGAHRDRDGERDPRGRPAAQRALYSTAMESIQGEARRGGTIETDDQMGGIPARNARGERLLLYIGIIDVLQSYRFVKKLEHSWKALVHDGDTVSVHRPSFYAERFQRFMCHTVFRRIPLKPSPSKKSRAGAAVPRRSCPGGVPAPSQLPAGGDARAPPGTEPDLEQGSRPDLLPRSVPEVGGASVPSLSLSLSPSLSSPSLGSAGAASPPSRSVGVEVHPGPGAALPSGSPGPSLPLELEELQETEISFLAAGSGPISGRVVGRCGERAGAEGKEGAKMVLESTMVCVDNSEYMRNGDFLPTRLQAQQDAVNIVCHSKTRSNPENNVGLITLANNCEVLTTLTPDTGRILSKLHTVQPKGKITFGTGIRVAHLALKHRQGKNHKMRIIAFVGSPVHDSDKDLVKLAKRLKKEKVNVDIINFGEEEANTEKLTAFITALNGKDGSGSHLVTVPPGPSLADALISSPILAGEGGAMLGLGASDFEFGVDPSADPELALALRVSMEEQRQRQEEEARRAAAASAAEAGIGAAGGDESDEALLKMTIGQPDFGRAGLPDLSSMSEEEQIAYAMQMSLQGAEFAQAEAAEVDSGAAMDTSEPAKEEDDYDVMQDPEFLQSVLENLPGVDPNNEAIRNAMGSLASQAAREHREQHRERKDEEKK, from the exons ACCACGTCGTCGGCGCTGAAGGGCGCCATCCAGCTGGGCATCACGCACACCGTGGGCAGCCTGAGCACCAAGCCCGAGCGCGACGTGCTCATGCAGGACTTCTACGTGGTGGAGAGCATCTTCTTCCCCAG CGAGGGCAGCAACCTGACCCCCGCCCACCACTACAACGATTTCCGCTTCAAGACCTACGCG CCCGTGGCCTTCCGCTACTTCCGGGAGCTCTTCGGCATCCGCCCCGACGACTACCtg tACTCGCTGTGCAGCGAGCCCCTGATCGAGCTCTCCAACTCGGGCGCCAGCGGCTCGCTCTTCTACGTCTCCAGCGACGACGAGTTCATCATCAAGACCGTGCAGCACAAGGAGGCCGAGTTCCTGCAGAAGCTCCTGCCCGGCTACTACATG AACCTGAACCAGAACCCGCGCACGCTGCTGCCCAAGTTCTACGGGCTGTACTGCGTGCAGGCGGGCGGCAAGAACATCCGCATCGTGGTGATGAACAACCTGCTGCCGCGCTCCGTGCGCATGCACCTCAAGTACGACCTCAAGGGCTCCACCTACAAGCGCCGCGCCTCGGCCAAGGAGCGCGACAAGGCCTTCCCCACCTTCAAGGACCTGGACTTCATGCAGGACCTGCCCGACGGGCTCTTCCTGGACGCCGACATGTACAACGCGCTCTGCAAGACGCTGCAGAGGGACTGCCTG gtgctgcagagctTCAAGATCATGGACTACAGCCTGCTGGTGGCCATCCACAGCCTGGACCAGGCGCAGCGCGAGCGCGCGGCCGCCGGCGCCCACCGGGACCGGGACGGGGAGCGGGACCCGCGGGGACGGCCCGCGGCCCAGCGCGCGCTCTACTCCACCGCCATGGAGTCCATCCAGGGGGAGGCTCGCAGGGGCGGCACCATCGAGACTGACGACCA gatgGGCGGAATTCCCGCCAGGAATGCCCGGGGGGAGCGGCTGCTGCTCTACATCGGCATCATCGACGTCCTGCAGTCCTACAG gttcGTGAAGAAGCTCGAGCACTCCTGGAAGGCCCTGGTGCACGATGGG GACACGGTGTCCGTGCACCGGCCCAGCTTCTACGCCGAGCGCTTCCAACGCTTCATGTGCCACACGGTGTTCCGCAGGATCCCGC TGAAGCCCTCCCCGTCCAAGAAGAGCCGGGCCGGCGCCGCCGttcccaggaggagctgccccgggggggtcccggcccCGAGCCAGCTCCCGGCCGGGGGGGAcgcccgggccccgccgggCACCGAGCCGGACCTGGAGCAAG GCTCCCGGCCGGATCTGCTCCCGCGCTCGGTGCCGGAGGTGGGCGGGGCCTCGGTGCCGTCGCTGTCGCTGTCGCTGTCGCCGTCCCtgtccagcccctccctgggcagcgcCGGCGCCGCCTCCCCCCCCAGCAG GTCCGTGGGGGTGGAGGTGCACCCGGGGCCCGGAGccgccctgcccag CGGGTCCCCcggcccctccctgcccctggagctggaggagctgcaggagaccGAGATCAGCTTT TTGGCCGCGGGGTCTGGACCAATCAGCGGGCGCGTTGTTGGGCGTTGTGGGGAGCGGGCCGGCGCTGAGGGGAAAGAAGGAGCCAAGATGGTTCTGGAGAGCACCATGGTGTG CGTGGACAACAGCGAGTACATGCGGAACGGGGACTTCCTGCCCACGCGGCTGCAGGCGCAGCAGGACGCGGTGAACATCGTGTGCCACTCCAAGACCCGCAGCAACCCCGAGAACAACGTGGGGCTCATCACCCTGGCCAA CAACTGCGAGGTGCTGACCACGCTGACCCCGGACACCGGGCGCATCCTGTCCAAGCTGCACACGGTGCAGCCCAAGGGCAAGATCACCTTCGGCACCGGCATCCGCGTGGCCCAC CTGGCGCTGAAGCACCGGCAGGGCAAGAACCACAAGATGAGAATCATCGCCTTCGTGGGCAGCCCCGTGCACGACAGCGACAAGGAC CTGGTGAAGTTGGCCAAGCGCCTGAAGAAGGAGAAGGTCAACGTGGACATCATCAACTTTGGGGAGGAG GAGGCCAACACGGAGAAGCTGACGGCGTTCATCACGGCGCTCAACGGCAAGGACGGCAGCGGCTCGCACCTGGTGACGGTGCCGCCGGGGCCCAGCCTGGCCGACGCCCTCATCAGCTCCCCCATCCTGGCGGGCGAGGGCGGCGCCATGCTGGGCCTGGGCGCCTCCGACTTCGAGTTCGGGGTGGATCCCAGCGCCGACCCCGAGCTGGCTCTG GCTCTGCGGGTGTCCATGGAGGAGCAGCGGCagcggcaggaggaggaggcgcGCCGGGCGGCCGCGGCGTCGGCGGCAGAGGCCGGGATCGGCGCGGCCGGGGGCGACG AGTCGGACGAGGCCCTGCTCAAGATGACCATCGGGCAGCCGGACTTCGGCCGCGCGGGGCTGCCGGACCTGAGCTCCATGAGCGAGGAGGAGCAGATCGCCTACGCCATGCAGATGTCCCTGCAGGGCGCCG AGTTTGCCCAGGCCGAGGCAGCTGAGGTGGACAGCGGGGCAGCCATGGACACGTCCGAGCCTGCCAAG GAGGAGGACGACTACGACGTGATGCAGGACCCCGAGTTCCTGCAGAGCGTCCTGGAGAACCTGCCCGGCGTGGATCCCAACAACGAGGCCATCCGCAACGCCATGGGCTCCCTGGCCTCCCAGGCGGCCCGCGAGCACCGGGAGCAGCACCGGGAGCGGAAGGACGAGGAGAAGAAATGA